The proteins below are encoded in one region of Lycium ferocissimum isolate CSIRO_LF1 unplaced genomic scaffold, AGI_CSIRO_Lferr_CH_V1 ctg1277, whole genome shotgun sequence:
- the LOC132041990 gene encoding uncharacterized protein LOC132041990, with protein sequence MSFLGRLNYIGRFIAQSTVIVEPILKLLKKDAPTNWTEECQEAFDKIKRYLSNPPVLVPPRQGSPLLLYLSVSENAFGCMLAQHDEEGKKEHAIYYLSKKFTSCEARYTLVEKTCCALTWIAQKLRHYLSVFTTHLISRMDPLRYIFRQPMPVGKLAKWQMLLSEFDIVYVAQKAIKGQALADLLAESPVDDKLEPLRTFFPDEEVMAMEEEVAEPYSGWRLFFDGAVNYKGSGIGAVLISETGQHYPMAAKLNFRCTNNMAEYEACILGLRMALDMNIQELLRLCGRFKSIDFRHTLRAQNEFADALATIASMIQHPESTHIDPLEITLREEQAHCAHVEAEPDGQPWYADIKAYLEKGEYPPESSANQKKTIRRLANGFFLNKEVLYKRTPDLGLLRIIQEAELNDAEWVRNRYEQLAMIDEKRMVAVFNRTVGTSSTGLLTAKAKSKLSHEAKYQEVTAENGR encoded by the exons atgagcttcttggGAAGGTTAAACTACATTGGGCGGTTCATAGCCCAGTCAACTGTGATTGTGGAGCCAATCCTTAAATTGCTCAAGAAAGACGCTCCCACAAATTGGACGGAAGAATGCCAAGAGGCATTTGACAAAATCAAGAGATATCTTTCCAATCCTCCCGTCCTAGTGCCACCCAGGCAAGGGAGTCCTCTGTTACTGTACCTGTCGGTATCAGAAAATGCTTTCGGGTGCATGCTCGCCCAGCATGATGAAGAGGGAAAAAAGGAACATGCCATCTACtatttgagcaagaagttcacatccTGCGAGGCACGGTATACGCTCGTAGAGAAAACCTGTTGTGCTCTGACCTGGATTGCTCAAAAGCTGAGGCACTACCTATCGGTGTTCACTACTCACCTCATATCCAGAATGGATCCATTGAGATATATTTTTCGACAACCGATGCCCGTAGGAAAATTGGCTAAATGGCAGATGCTACTAAGCGAATTCGACATCGTATACGTAGCACAAAAGgcaatcaaaggacaagccctAGCTGACTTGCTGGCAGAAAGTCCCGTCGATGACAAACTTGAACCATTACGGACTTTCTTCCCAGATGAGGAAGTGATGGCTATGGAAGAAGAGGTGGCAGAACCATACTCAGGTTGGAGACTGTTCTTCGATGGAGCAGTCAATTACAAAGGATCAGGCATCGGGGCAGTGTTAATATCAGAAACAGGACAACACTATCCGATGGCCGCAAAGCTCAACTtcagatgtaccaacaacatggcgGAATATGAAGCGTGTATCCTCGGCCTCAGGATGGCATTGGACATGAACATACAAGAGTTGTTG AGGTTGTGCGGGAGATTCAAGAGTATCGACTTCAGGCATACTTTgagggctcaaaatgagtttgcAGACGCATTGGCTACGATAGCCTCCATGATCCAGCACCCTGAGAGTACTCACATTGATCCACTAGAGATCACACTGAGAGAAGAACAGGCTCACTGCGCCCATGTCGAGGCCGAGCCGGATGGCCAACCATGGTATGCCGACATCAAGGCATACCTGGAGAAAGGAGAGTACCCCCCAGAGAGTTCAGCAAATCAGAAGAAGACCATCAGGAGGTTGGCTAATGGGTTCTTCTTGAACAAAGAAGTGTTGTACAAAAGGACACCTGACCTTGGGTTACTCAG GATCATCCAAGAGGCAGAGCTAAATGATGCAGAATGGGTCAGAAATCGCTACGAGCAACTGGCCATGATAGATGAAAAGAGAATGGTGGCG GTTTTTAATAGGACAGTAGGCACGTCATCAACCGGCTTACTCACAGCAAAGGCGAAAAGCAAACTCAGCCATGAGGCAAAGTACCAGGAGGTCACAGCAGAGAATGGGCGATAA